Proteins from one Oxyura jamaicensis isolate SHBP4307 breed ruddy duck unplaced genomic scaffold, BPBGC_Ojam_1.0 oxyUn_random_OJ70615, whole genome shotgun sequence genomic window:
- the RDH8 gene encoding retinol dehydrogenase 8, with translation MAGPAPRTVLVTGCSSGIGLAVAVRLAQDPQRRFQVIATMRDLRKKEKLEEAAGPALGKTLSIQRLDVCSDSSVAECLSSIPGGRVDVLVNNAGVGHVGPVESISVEEMKRVFETNFFGAVRMIKAVLPDMKRRRSGHIVVVSSVMGLQGIVFNDVYAASKFAVEGFCESLAVQLLQFDVFVSMVEPGPVNTDFELKLMEEVSRSDFPGADEATVRYFKDVYLPASHEIFATLGQSPAAVAEAIVSVIGARRPAFRTQTNGLYTPLVALKYADPSGDLSVGTYHRLLFHYGTLFHLSVAALRCLTCGCFRRRIAPL, from the exons AtggccggccccgcgccccgcaCCGTCCTCGTCACCGGCTGCTCCTCCGGCATCGGCCTGGCCGTGGCCGTGAGGCTGGCGCAGGACCCCCAGCGCCGCTTCCAGG TCATCGCCACCATGCGGGACctgaggaagaaggagaagctggaggaggcggcggggccggcgctgGGCAAGACGCTGAGCATCCAGCGCCTCGACGTCTGCAGCGACAGCTCGGTGGCCGAGTGCTTGAGCAGCATCCCCGGGGGACGGGTGGACGTGCTGG TGAACAACGCCGGCGTGGGGCACGTGGGCCCCGTGGAGAGCATCAGCGTGGAGGAGATGAAGCGCGTCTTCGAGACCAACTTCTTCGGGGCGGTGAGGATGATCAAGGCCGTCCTGCCCGACATGAAGCGGCGCCGGAGCGGCCACATCGTGGTGGTCAGCAGCGTCATGGGGCTGCAGG ggaTCGTCTTCAACGACGTCTACGCCGCCTCCAAGTTCGCCGTGGAGGGCTTTTGCGAGAGCTTGGccgtgcagctgctgcagttcGACGTCTT cgTCTCCATGGTGGAGCCGGGCCCCGTCAACACGGACTTCGAGCTGAAGCTGATGGAGGAGGTGTCGCGATCCGACTTCCCCGGCGCCGACGAAGCCACGGTGCGCTACTTCAAGGACGTCTACCTGCCGGCCTCGCACGAGATCTTCGCCACgctggggcagagcccggcGGCCGTGGCCGAG GCCATCGTCAGCGTCATCGGGGCGCGGCGCCCGGCTTTCCGCACGCAGACCAACGGCCTCTACACGCCGCTGGTGGCCCTCAAGTACGCCGACCCCTCGGGGGACCTGTCGGTGGGCACCTACCATCGCCTCCTCTTCCACTACGGGACCCTCTTCCACCTCAGCGTGGCAGCGCTGCGGTGCCTCACCTGCGGCTGCTTCCGTCGCAGGATCGCCCCGCTCTGA